From the genome of Odocoileus virginianus isolate 20LAN1187 ecotype Illinois chromosome 4, Ovbor_1.2, whole genome shotgun sequence:
GTGTAGACTAATCTGGATTTCAATCCTGATCTGCTGCTGTGACTTTGGCAAAATGTCTAATCTGTTTGAACATAGGTTGCCTCATCTCCAAAATGGGAGTAATTACAGTAGCATTTATCTTTTAGGGTTCTTGGGACAATTAAGAAAATACGTTTAATGTGTGTTGTGGTGCACCGTAAGCATGAATAAACATCCTCAGTTACCATTAATGCTGTATCCTTTGTGTGCTGGGGTAGCGCAGCTGGTAGTGCAGTCCCTTCTGTCCCTGGGAAACTGTGCCAGTGTCTTTGGTTCTAAAGTAATCAGTTTCTTGATGTTTTTCAGGATGAAGATGATCTAGTCAACGCCCTGATCTGGCCTGAGATTCAACAGGAGCTGAAAATTATTGAATCTGAGGAGGAACTCTCCTCCTTGGCACCACCTGCTCTAAAGATCAGCCCAACTCAGCGTATTCTTGAATCTAGTCCAGGGCCTTTTGCTTCCCCGGAGGCCCCTGGGAGCTCCACCCCAGCTCCAGTCTCCACCCCTCTGGAGGAGTGGACTAAGAATCCAACCAATCAGAGCACACCTGGCACTTCCACAGCAGCCAATAGAGAAAAGCTGGAGACAGCCAGCATCCTCCCTAGATCTGAGCCAGAGCCCGAAAAGGGCCAGCGCCCAGACCCTGCCAGCCTGACTCCTCTGGAAATAGTTCCATTGGAGAAGTCTTCTCCACAAGCAAGGATGGAAGTGGGAGTCCCAAGGAATCTGTCTCCTCTGCTCCCACCTGCTGCTCCCACTCCAACACCTTTAGAGGAGGAACCTCGAGTCCAGCTATTGAAGAGTGGCCCTGAGAGAGAAGACTTATCTGGGAATTTGAGAGCCAATCCATATGCAGACCAGCTGAAGTCCAAAGGCAGCACTGGGATCCCCAGTCTTTGTCAGGGAGACAAGGCCTCttcagaagaaagtgaaaagcaaaattcAAAGAGTGCTGCTCCTGAGAGCAAAGGCTCTAGTTCTCCTAGCCCAACCAGGGAGGCTGAGATTTCCCCACAAGGAGAGGAGGATGCTGCCCACTCAGTACAGGAGCCCTCAGACTGTGATGACGATGACACTGTGACAGACATTGCCCAGCATGGCCTGGAGATGGTGGAGCCCTGGGAGGAGCCCCAGTGGGTGACAAGCCCCCTGCACTCACCCACCCTTAAAGATATACAAGAGACCCAAATGCAGGGCCCCCAGGGCCACCGACTAGAAAAGAGGCTTTCTCACAGACCCAGCCTTCGCCAGAGCCATTCTCTAGATGGCAAAACCATGGTTAAGAGCCAGTGGACTCTCAaggtttcctcctccagcagtTGTGCTGATCTTGAAGCAGAGAGAAATCCCAACCCCCTGCAGCCCTTGGCACCCAGGAGTGAGATTACTGGGTGGAATGAGAAAGCCATGAGGTCCTTTCAAGAGTTTTCTGGCCTGAAAAGGACAGAGGTTCCTCCCAAGCAGCAGGCACCAGGTGGTTTGCAGCCCACATCAGCAGAATCCAGCCCTGTCAGTCTAACAGAAGGAAAGCAACTGGGGACACACTTGGGGCCACACAACCCTCAGGTTGAGCATGGTGGTGATCCTGAGCCAGAAAGCAGCAAGGAGAACTCACCTGGTGTGCAGGACCACACCTCACCTGGAGAGCATCCCCCTAAGTTCCAGCTCAAGAGCACTGAGGGTGGGGCCGCAAAGGGGAAAAATAGGCCTTCGTCTCTCAACTTGGACTCCACCATTCCCATCACTGACCTCTTCCGGTTTGAGAATGCAGCCTCATTTGGGTCACCTGAAGTGCAACTCTCTGAGCCAGGAGACCCAAAGGTCACATGGCTGACCTCATCTCATGGTAAAGTAGACCCCTGGAGGGTTTACTCCCAGGACTCTCAGGACCTGGACATGGTTGCTCATGCCCTGACGGGCCGCCGTAACTCAGCTCCTGTGAGTGTGTCAGCTGTGAGAACCTCCTTCATGGTCAAAATGTGCCAGGCCAGGGCAGTCCCAGTCATCCCACCCAAGATTCAGTACACTCAGAtcccacagcccctgccctctcAGAGCTCAGAGGAGAGTGGGGCTCAGCCCCTGGAGAGGAACCAAGAGGAACCTGGCTTCACTGGTGGGACCTCTCAGAAACTTAGCAAAGATGATTCTCTTTCCTCCTTGGAAAGCCCAAAGGAAGAAAAGCCAAAGCAAGATACAGGAGCCATTGAGTCCTTGCCAGTGGATACCACTGCATCTCGTGTGTGCGAGGGACCCACCCTTTCTCCAGAACCAGGTTTGACCAACCTGCTGACCACTCAGGATGCAGTAGTGCAGTGTAGAAAGCGCACATCAGAGACAGAGCCATCTGGGGACAACCTTCTTTCTTCAAAAATAGAGCGCTCATCAGGGGGTTCTAAGCCTTTCCATAGGTCTAGACCAGGAAGACCTCAGAGCCTAATCTTATTCAGTCCTCCTTTCCCCATTATGGACCACCCACCCCCCTCATCTACAGGGACAGATTCCAAGGTCCTGCTGTCCCCTATCAGAAGTCCCACGCAGACAATTTCCCCTGGCCTACTTTGCGGGGAGTTGGCAGAAAACACATGGGTCACACCAGAAGGGGTTACACTTAGGAATAAAATGACCATCCCTAAGAATGGCCAGAGACTGGAGACCTCAACAAGCTGTTTTTACCAGCCCCAGCGGAGATCAGTGATTCTGGATGGAAGAAGTGGAAGGCAAATAGAATGATATCAGTTCGCCTGCTGGTACCTGAGAAAATGTCATGATTCATCTGGAAGTTATTACAAAGGCTCCTTGCCTATATTCCAGGCAGAGGTTATCCAAGTTTGGGCTTATTTTGgcctcttcttctctttctttagcCTTTTGACCATTTATTAATTAGGCCATTTTCCAGAAGAGAGGTCAGGGGAAGGACAAGAGATGACATTTAAATAAGCCTACTTGAGCAGGCAGGGAAAGTTCAGATAAGGGAAAAGGATGAAATGCTGGCCTCCAGTGATATGCGGGGCTTAAACATGTTGCATCACTCCCCCATTGCCATTATCTAGTGCTGTTAAGAGGGGATGTGAGAATATCTTTTGAAAGAGAAACCTTTTGCCTATGTTGACAAATGTTGCTATTGAGGTTTGAAGGCCTCCTATTTACTTCATGCTTTTTAATGCTCTTTAAAGCATGTGTTCTTTTAGATGATTTTCTGATAAGCTTTGTAAAAGTGTACTATCCAGAGTAGAAGCAGGTTTGGAAATGCAAACTAACGTACACTTAGATATCCAAGTGGGTGAATTTACCCATGCTTTCCCTGAATCCCTGCAGACCTATCCCAGATGGCTCCATACACCAGCATAGAAAAATCAGAATGTATTCTCAAGAGCAAACTCTGAGACTGGCACAATTCAAGAAGACTTTCTGGGTCTGGCTTTTATTAATTTGGGACTCGACTGTCCTGCCTCTGATTTATAAATTCAGTAGTTGGGGAGGATGGGAGCTGAGCTGAGGGTTACCTCAGTGAAAtgtgctgaatattcatttagGTGTGTGATAGTGAAGTGATCTGCTCTCCTTCCAGTGTCAGAGTTCATGAACAGGATGTCATCATAGAGAAAAGCCTCACACATAGGCAGAACTACATTCTAAACTTGCAGTGCTTAAGTCAATGGGACATTCGTAAAAAACACCTCTAGCTCAGCTTCACTCTCCTTCCTCAGCTGGGGCCAGAGTATAGGAGAAGATAAGGGGGGAAtcccaggaggagagagaaggaccCATGTGGGGCGGCCATCATGCCCACTTGACCGCTGCGCTTCTTGATGCCTGCCTTCCTCACTGTCCCTCCACTGCTGAACAGCAGCTTTGAGGCACTCCTCCCCTTTCCATAGTCCTCCTCATCCACCACCCTCCCCAGTGCTCAGCCTTACTCTCCTCCTGTCTGTACGCAAGCAGAAGCAATAAACCAATCTGATCTTATTTTAGTTACTTAGAACATCAAGTGGTTCTTTCCaactggagagagaaaggaggattaACATAACCTGCTGACAGATTTTTGGTGCTTTTTCCAAAAAGGGCATCTTCACAGGAGCCCTGCTCAAGGCAAAACCCATCAAGGTATCAACACTTTCAGACCTTCAAGGACAACTATCTTGtttgagaaacaaagaaagcatAGGACCTATTTTTAGCCCTGTGCACCTCTTCTCAGGTTCAAGGCTGGCTGAACTCTGTCCAGAAGCTCAGTCACTGCACATATTTCTCTTAAGAGCTAGCAGTACCTCTGGGCTGACCTCACCACCAAGGCTGGTACTGGGCTGGATTAGGGGCTGAACTGAAGTTACCTCCTTGAGTGAGAAATTGGAAGCTAATGCCCTCCAACAGTTACATATTgctctttcccttcttctctgATAAGTCTTACTGAGTTTTGAAACCTTGTCCTatacttttaaaatcagtatCTATGGCAGAGATAACTGGCAGGCCAGCCGATGAGCTCTGCTTTCAGAGGGCACTGAGTGAGTAAGGGGAACAGTTAATAGGCCTTTAGTCTGTGTTTTTTGCATTCTCATTGGGTGAGCAAGATGTTGGACCAACAGCCAGTGAGATGTAAACCCATAAAAAAAGTCCTTCAAGTATATTTTTCCCCCTAGGCAAGCAAGGTGAAGGAGTATAGTGATGCCAGATGAGAAAGGCCACATTCAGATTTGAAAAGGACATTTCTGCCTTATCAAATGTGGCCAGTAGGCTGTATGTCAATCTCAGTACACCGTGGTATCTACGTTTTGATAAAGATCATGTTCCAGTTAGGAGGTGAGAGAAGGAGGGAACTGCACTTTGCTTCACCATCAGAACTCTGAGCCAAGTTTATGATGTTAAATTTTCGTTTGTAACACTTAGaggatatattttaatttggggATAGACTGAGAAGTCACCATTAACAAGTGAGTTCAACTTGAAGCACCCATGTAAATTTATTAAATGACTGCCATGTTGCTTAGATTGTGACATCTTTCATTGTAGCATCTTCAGGGGTTTTTATGTGTGGATGTCATCATGAAATAACAACTGAAGATATTCTCTACTCTGAGTTTTCCTGGCCAATCAATCCAGAAGGCCTTGGAAGCTGACTCACCTTCTTGGTCAGTGTCCTGCTGCTATAGTGTGGACCTCTCCATCTTCATAAGCTTCCTGGGGCAAGCCTGGCACTGATGACATTCCATTGCATGACAGGGAAAACTCATTACATTTCTCTCTTGAAATTGTTCCCCCCAAATCTGAGATTACCTATTTGGATATCCACTTGGGGCTGAAAAATGAACCCCTCTGAGAATGGCTGGATGGAAATAAGACTGCCTGCTTCTATccaggggaaggaagagaagaggtgCTGCTGTTTATAGGAGGATCTACATGGTGCCCTAGAAAGGGCTACAGAAACAGATTCTCAAAGGGCTATTGATCCTCAATATGGGGGTGGCTCAAATTCAACTATTGGTCCTCAACATGGGGGTGACTGATTTAAAACTTGAATTTAAAGTGGAAAACATGCATATTCTAATGTTTCTTTCAGTGTTAATGGCTGCTTAAGAGGATAATAACCTATATTTTGGCAAAATGGCCCTCGCAAGCCAACCTTTCCCCCCAACTTTTTTGCCAAAATGTACCAGGTAGAAGGAATTTGGCTTTTATTCTCTGCTTCAAATGGAATATGAAAAGGCCTGACCAAAAACCCCATTAAGACACTGTTATCCTAATCTAAGCCTTAAAGTTCAAAATATTGGCCGAGGCAAAATTCCGTATTCTGGGgagattaaaaatgtaaacatcatCCTCACAGACAATATTTGGCAAGAATTTAGTAATAACTGGGCACTTTAGAACTCTGAAATTCTTGAAGACTCTAGTGAAAAGGGGGAGAAGGATGGTAGCAAATGAAATGGCCTATAAGCAACTAGTAGCAAGATTTAGACCCATTAAGTTACCAAATGAAAGCAGAAGGGGAAAACAGGCAGCAACTTAGCACCTTGTAATATGATTGCTAATAGTGCGCAAGTTACCCAGACTCTACTCAAATGAAACACAATTACAAATCCAGTAGAAGGTACTAGGAAGACATTCAGGTGTTGAGAATTCTGCTTTGGTCAATTAACACAATTAGAGTGGTGACTAAGAATAAATAATTCTGAGGTTTTGTGTGGTCTTAATTAGTTTGGCTGTGAAATCCTCTTGGATCTTTGCAGATGAACCAGGTAACATCAGGGTTCCATACTCCTTGAGAGGGGGTTTTAGACACTTCCATTCATCACAAAATGGGTTAACTCCTGTTGGTAATGAAGTCATAGGTCCAAGATATATTACTTTCATGTCTAATGTTTAACACATGGTAATAACATTTGCCTCAAGTTGGGTGGAGCAGTCATTTGCCTACACAGGCCTGTTCTGCTTGAAAAGCTGTTGGGAAACTTGGGATTAATTTGTCTGGGATTGTAATGGGAGAGGTTCAGGGAAGGTCCATTTCCCCCTAGGGACTGATTAGAGTCACGTTCTACCGTGTGAATCTTGGGGTTAAGTGTTGCCAGGAGTGTGATCTTAGGCATCTCCAGCAGGAAGATCAGTTCAAAATGTGGAATGACAAAGAATGTGTCCTTTGTCAACACCTTCCTAATAAAGGTAGAAGAGGGAGCCAATACCTTTCCAAGCATGGAGAGAAATGGGAGATGGTAGAAGCATGATGATTTAAGATCAGGGTCGGTCCAGATGGTGTAAAGTTGGGGCCACCACTGATTTGACTGACACACGGTAAATCATCTAGTAGCACTGAAGTTTATGAGCAATACAGGGATCACTTCTAGGAGGATGGAGGGTGTAGTTAAATATAAGAAACCCATGAAATACAGAGTCATGTGTTTTACTGGATGAATCAAAATGCTTCACATTAACTTAATGCCATAGTACTTCCTGGCTTGTAATTCTGTAAGGTAAAGCACTTTCTCAAAGGAGTCTATCGGAAAGCCACATTTCAGCTGTTTGTTGAGCTTGATAAATGTTTCCAAAGATATAatcaaaatgtttttctattgATTAAAGAAGCATAAATATTAAACCTATCCATAGAGACATTTAAGTATAATTAAAAGATTGTTATGCTTTAAAGTGTACTCTAATAAATGCTATATAATGCTCATGATGGCACTATGAACTAGAGGACATGGGTCATCTACATTGATAATAGGAAAAGTGGATTATATGCCTTCTGGctctttttctagtttgttttgtttgttttttttttttattacttcaaGGTTTGGTCTCCTCAAGGCAAAAATCCTGATGATTTGCTTCAGtaaaattttcttgcttttgttaTCTTGCATTTTAATAATTGTCAAATATTTACAACTTCACTCTCTTACTGTTGCAGTCATACATGTCACCCAAGATACCCAGTATAAATCAATGGATGttataatgaaaaatgagaagaaaaaagttattcTCAGAACTCCACAGCTTAAGGAGTTGTGTGGATCTACCTACAGAAACATGAACTCACATTCAAGTTTTTCTATTACTTGAGTTAGGGAGGACTGTTTGTTTCAGTGATTTTTGTTAATGgtgctctgaaggaaaaaaagcaaaagtttgcTATTCTGGCATATATTACCTCAGAAGGGGGTTGCAgggaggactttaaaaaaaaaaaagatactgccTAGGCTCACAACTTGTTGATATTTGCAGTGAAAAGTAGTTACCAAGAGGATTAAAATTCAAGCATTTTGGCAATATCCTATTTAGAACTTTACACCAGTCAGGCCTGCTCCTCTTCCTTCATTACTGTTATAAATGCCTTTTTTTCTTATGCACTCCCAGATCCCCAcactcctctgtttctctctcctgagTGAGCCCACCACCCTTCCCCATCTCCAGTCTGGCAACAACAGTTCCCCTCACTCCTAATCTTTCCTCCAATTCCCAGGGTCCTCCCCTCCTTGCAGCTTCTTCACTGAATGTTGCCTCCACTTCTTCGACTTCAATAAAACCTTGACATTCACCTGAGGACAATTCTTTCTCTGCCCATTTCTCCCACATTACACAGACTAGGAAAAGCCCAGAAAATTTACCCAGTTTCCCACTCCTGCTTCTGCACCATTTCTTCCCATCTCATACAAAAGTCTCACTACTAGAATTTATGGCATCcagctattttaatttttccattctttGTGGCCCTGATGTAATCCTTGTCCCAGATTTCCAGTCTTTGGTACCAGGCTCCATTTCCTTTCTACCTCATGTCCCATCATCATCCTGGATGCCTTTAATGTTCCTGAGGAAAATTTGCCACAACTGCTTACAGCTTTTGCCTCAACTGTTGCTTCCACAGTTACACATCAGGCTGTTTCATAACACAGAAGTCTGTGATCTTAAACTCCCATATTCCTTTCTCAGAACTtgtctttgctttgtttcttctACTTGCTCAAGATTATGAATGCCTGCCCCAGCCTGCCTCTCTCTGATGGCCATTACCCCCACCAGACTTCATCCTTCATCCTTAGCCTTTCCAGACCCCCAAGTACATCATTCCATCATCTCAGTTATTCTCATAACTTCCTTGGCCACTCATCCTTCAGCTATACCTGCACGGCAAAACTCCAAACCAGGAGCAGGACTCTTACCACCCAACTTCTCTACTCTTTTACTGTGTCTATTGAGTTCAACTAGAGAAAATCATAAAACCATGATGAAAGCCATTGTAAATTGATAGTTTATCACCTAAGGATGGCCTCATTCTCAAAACTCACACAGTATTCTAGATGGACTGCTCCTTTCAAAACCTAATGGCTTCTTACTTCACAAGTttatacaggcttccctgatggctgttggtaaaagaatccacctgcaatgcaggagaccctggttcaattcctggattgggaagatctgctggagaaaggataggctacccactccagtattcttgggcttcccttgtggctcagctgataaagaatccacctgcaatgtgggagacctgggttcgatccctgggttggggagatcccctggagaactgaaaggctacccactcaggtattctggcctggagaattctgtggactctatagtggggtcacagagtcagacacgactgagcaactttcacaagtTTATGCTTATGTTTCCTCTACCTCACACAATGCTTGTCTCCTTATTCATGTGTGTACCTAAACTTCTGAGAGGAAGCAGTCCACCCTTGTGCTCCATTAAACTTCTCTTGCTAAAGTTACCAGCGGTATCACACCAAAGCCAAGTCAATTCTTGACTTACCTCATATTCGATACTGTAATCATGACTCTGTGGAACCTCTTGATTCATCTTATCTCTTGGACTTCCATTCCCTTTGATTCATTTGAAAGCTTCCTCTTCCCTTGAGTGTTGTTATTCATCAGAATTCTGTCCTCTTTTCACTCCATATACTTTCCCTACATTACTGTATGCATGTCCATAGCTTTTCCTATCACCCAGTAGTGGTGACACCCCACCCTCgcttttcctgttttctcttaCATGGACTTTCAGAATGGTTGGCTAACTGATCTCCCTGCTTTAAGTCTCACACCCCCCATTCTCCAAGCCTAGCCTATGTACAGCTGCTAAAGTTATCTAAGACAGTGGTTCTCATCAAAATCCTCTGGAGGGTGTGTTCAGACTGTTGTATTCAtccagagtttctgactcagttCAGGGGTAGGGCTtgataatttccatttctaacaagttcccaggtagGTGATCCTTACGCTGCTGGTCCAGAAGTTACACTTCCAGAACCCTTGACCTGAGAACTCTTTGGGTCATCCTAAATCCTCAGCTTAAAATCTCTCATTAGATGTCCTTCTGTCCACTTAAGAATTATCTTAAGTGCTTGTGAAAAGTGTTTATTACTGGGATTCACCCTCAAGATTCTTAGTAGATCTGATGCAGCCCAAGAGTCACTCCTTTGACAATCTGTGACctataagataataaaaatcTGAACCACTTAATGTGGAATTCAAGTTCCTCTGCAA
Proteins encoded in this window:
- the ARHGAP31 gene encoding rho GTPase-activating protein 31, whose product is MKNKGAKQKLKRKGAASAFGCDLTEYLESSGQDVPYVLKSCAEFIETHGIVDGIYRLSGVTSNIQRLRQEFGSDQCPDLTREVYLQDIHCVGSLCKLYFRELPNPLLTYELYEKFTEAVSHCPEEGQLARIQNVIQELPPSHYRTLEYLIRHLAHIASFSSKTNMHARNLALVWAPNLLRSKEIEATGCNGDAAFLAVRVQQVVIEFILNHVDQIFNNGTPGSLENDENRPIMKSLTLPALSLPMKLVSLEEAQARSLATNHPARKERRENSLPEIVPPMGTLFHTVLELPDNKRKLSSKSKKWKSIFNLGRSGSDSKSKLSRNGSVFVRGQRLSVEKATIRPAKSMDSLCSVPVEGKETKGNFSRTVTTGGFFIPAAKMHSTSTGSSCDLSKQEGEWGQEGMPAGAEGGFDVSGDRSQLQDAQARAPPEQLKVFRPIEDPESEQTAPKMLGMFYTSNDSPSRSVFTSSLFQMEPSPRHQRKALNISKPFAVSVPLRVSAVISTNSTPCRTPPKELQSLSSLEEFSFQGSESGEWPEEEKSLSAETSTASVPKKAALENTKPGPDTVRTVECSKDLPLEQGTQVEEKKTSESLLDSQNSSELEKKLDAEKVVEERGETSQLGATDLQENPGARAEAVFLHEMDEDDLVNALIWPEIQQELKIIESEEELSSLAPPALKISPTQRILESSPGPFASPEAPGSSTPAPVSTPLEEWTKNPTNQSTPGTSTAANREKLETASILPRSEPEPEKGQRPDPASLTPLEIVPLEKSSPQARMEVGVPRNLSPLLPPAAPTPTPLEEEPRVQLLKSGPEREDLSGNLRANPYADQLKSKGSTGIPSLCQGDKASSEESEKQNSKSAAPESKGSSSPSPTREAEISPQGEEDAAHSVQEPSDCDDDDTVTDIAQHGLEMVEPWEEPQWVTSPLHSPTLKDIQETQMQGPQGHRLEKRLSHRPSLRQSHSLDGKTMVKSQWTLKVSSSSSCADLEAERNPNPLQPLAPRSEITGWNEKAMRSFQEFSGLKRTEVPPKQQAPGGLQPTSAESSPVSLTEGKQLGTHLGPHNPQVEHGGDPEPESSKENSPGVQDHTSPGEHPPKFQLKSTEGGAAKGKNRPSSLNLDSTIPITDLFRFENAASFGSPEVQLSEPGDPKVTWLTSSHGKVDPWRVYSQDSQDLDMVAHALTGRRNSAPVSVSAVRTSFMVKMCQARAVPVIPPKIQYTQIPQPLPSQSSEESGAQPLERNQEEPGFTGGTSQKLSKDDSLSSLESPKEEKPKQDTGAIESLPVDTTASRVCEGPTLSPEPGLTNLLTTQDAVVQCRKRTSETEPSGDNLLSSKIERSSGGSKPFHRSRPGRPQSLILFSPPFPIMDHPPPSSTGTDSKVLLSPIRSPTQTISPGLLCGELAENTWVTPEGVTLRNKMTIPKNGQRLETSTSCFYQPQRRSVILDGRSGRQIE